Within the Clostridium scatologenes genome, the region TAGTCATTTTCTGTATATCTTGAGAACTTGACATTTGATTATTATTTCCTATAACATGTTTCATTACTACTTCTTCTTGTTCTGATTCAGCTGCTGCACCTATAGTATTTTTCCCAATTTTATCTGCTAAATCTTTTAAACTATTCACTTTATCCGTGATACTTTTTATCACTTTACTTACTTCATCCTTAGCCTTAAATACAACTTGAAAAGGTCTACTTACTAAAGACTTAACTTCTTTTCCGATATTTTTTATACTGTTACTTGCTGAATCTTTAGCTGCTATCATAATTTGAATATTCTTTTTAATTTCATTAAGTTGTTTCTTTGTTTCTGCTATAGTATTAATAGGCGCCTCTATTAATATTTGACTTCTCACATTCTTTTTAATTCCATCTAATTGTTTTTTCGTTTCTGCTATATTTTCTAAGGTTTTATTTATATTAACTTCAATTTTAACTTGTACTTTTGTCATACTAATTAAGTTTATACTTTGTTTTGCTTCTTCTACTGTTTTTCTAAAATTATCAGTGTATTGAATGCTTTGTTTAATTGCATTTATATACATACTAGTATCTAACGTCATTTTTGCACTTATTTCTGGCACTTTCTCACCTCCCATCTAAAAAATCTATAAAAATAAGACTATAACTCTTTTAATTTAAATTGATTCTGTTAAAAATACTGGGATTTTATTGCTTCTTATTTCTTTTCTTTCATTATTTTTATCCTCAATTTCTTTCTCATAAAAAGCTCTTAAAAAGATTTTATCCCCCAAACTTAAATTCCAATAGTCTGATGGAATATTAATTCTTTTCTCTTTCCAGAGACAGTACATCAAATTTGCTTCGCTGTCTCTGGTGATAAGTTTTTTATTTCTTTAACTGAATCTTTACTAAATCCACTTAATTCATTTATTACATTAAATATTGCTGTTATTTCTCCAGGTAAAAATATATTATTTACAGCTTCTGCTGCATTAACTGCCCCAAACTGTTCTATAACCTGTTGGTTATTGAAGTCCGGATCTTTTATTCCAGAAACTACATATTTAGCTTGAATATTTTTTTCAGATTCTACTTTTCCATCTGCATTTATTGACACTGCATTTTGAATATCTTCAAATTCATCTGCTGTAATTGATTGAACTGTAACTGAAAAAGGCTCTCCTAGAACCTCTGACAATCTCTTTATTTCTATTTCTTTTGTTGGTCTAACTAATTTTGATTTGTCTAATTTTAATAATAAATCTATCTTACTCATAACTTTCCTCCCAAATTAAAAATGTTATTAAATGATTTTACCCAGCATTTTTTAATGCTGGGTTTCTAAATTATTTTTACAATTATATAACTTTTCCTATTTGACTATGCTTGGATCAATAGTATCTAAAGCTTCCATATCTTCAAAAGTAAAAGGAATGGATTCAGTACCTAATTTATTAGATGACCAGTCTGCTACAGTCAATTCATCAAATTTGACACCACTAAGTTTAACTCTTGAAGTTCCTCCATTTCCTGGGTCACTTATTTTACTAATTAAAGTACAAACTGTTTCTATACCATCTCTAAGGTTATCCATTAAAAGTAATATCATTCTATCACTAACTTTATTTAAGGTCATCGTACCTGAACCATCCCATCCAACAGTCTTATGCTTTTTTGCATTAGTTCCACACATAGGTACTTCAACTTTATTTAATTTAGCTTTAGCTTGAAATGCTGTACATTCTGCAACCTGAGCATCATTTAAAAATAAGGTTCCATAGTTTCCATATATAGTTTTGGTTTCATCATAATATCCTTGTCTATTCATATATTTCACCATCCTTTAAATTGCAATTCCAAATTTAATATTTTCCATAGCATCTAAAATCTTAATTGAAGCAGCTATAAATACTTGATCTTCTGTATTTGCCTCTTTAATCTCATTTTCTGACATTTGATCAACTGTTCTTCCATCTGTTGTTTTATATCCAGAAGTTTTTAAATAAATCTTTTGAGCTGTTGTATCTATAAATACATTACTCTTACCTTTATCTAGTAAACCATCTAACTCAAGTCCATCAAAATAATTGCTGATAGCGCTCATAAGTAAAATTTTATGGTCATAATCATTTTGTACCTTTCCTATATAATTATCTTCTACAGTAGATTTGATATCGTCATGTATTTGATCCATAATATCTATTATTTTTGTTTTCTTAAATATCTTTCCTTTATCTTCAGTAGTTGTAACCAAACTATTTACTGATCTTGCAACCTTAACTTTTCTCCCATCATTCATTAAGATCAATTTTCCAGCATCAATAGCAGTATCCATATCTGTTTTTGTAAGATGATCACAATCAATTAATTCTGGTAAAGGTGCATAAGTAGCACTTATAGATAATGGTGTTCCTGCAAGTAATCCAGCTATTCTTGCACAATATTCTTTAGCAGTATATGTTTTATTTACTGTCTTAATTGTAGAAGCACAAAAATCAATTATACCTTCATGATCTCCTGCTGTATTTGGAAGCACAACCTTAACCCTTCTATCGTTAAAATCTCTCAATTTTTTTATCCAAGTGGCAAATGCTGTAGTGTCTGCATCGGATATACCAGGTATTGCTAAATAATCCCAACTAATAGTTTCTAAGTAATGCTGAGCTTCTGTATAATCTGCAGCTGTATCAGCTTGAACATAAACAATAACTTGTTTAGGAGGATACTTATATCCTATAAAGGCAAGATTAATTTGTTCTTGGTTATCAGCTGTTAATCCACTTGGAATTTCCTCTGCTCCATTCAAAATCATAGGATTTACTTGAGGTACAGTTTTATCTCTCAATATTAATGCTACTATTCCTCTTGTACCTCTATCAATTGCAGTAGTACCTGTTTCTTTGAAAATTATATTTAATGATGGTAATCCCAACATAATCATCTCCTTTTTTATAATTACTTTTAAATATCTTACTCATCCTCTTTTAACAATTACTTTAAAAACATTTTCAAAATCATTTACCCATCCCCTCCTTAAAATGAAGTTTTCTCATAGGCTTAATATTTTCTTCAGTTTCAACCTCTTCACGAATTGAAACTAAATAATTTAAACTTATTTGAAAATGAAGCACAAAATCAACTATCTCATATTCTATTTTCACTATAGTTAGAACCCTGTCTTTCACTTGTATACAAAATTTAAAACTTCTTTCTAAACTATCAGCCATATCATAAAGTTCATCATTATTTTCTTCTTTAGCAAAATACTGAACATCTACAATTAAAGTAGGATTTTTAGTGAAAAAATTTGTTCTAATTGTATTTACAGGAATTAACTCAATAAAAAAAGCAGGTGGACTAAACCCCTGTCTTATCTCTTCATCATATACCTTTATATTAGAAAACTCCGTACTTAATTTTAGAGTTACAGCATCTTTAATATCTTTAAATGTAATCATGAATCTAACTCCTTAATTGTTCTATCAAGCCATTCTGACAAATGTTCAGGTAGTTCTTTACTAAGCTGCTCTACACCTACTTTAAGCATATGTCTTCCAGGTATAAAAACCATTTTATTATGTGATTTATATTTTTCACCACTTTTAATTTTCTCTAATTTCGACCTATATCCATACTCAATATTTTCTGCATGAGGTGAGTTATTAAATACTTCTATATAGTATCCATTATCATCACTTACTAAATTACCTATCTTCCAGTTATCTATTAAACTTTCTTCTGAAGTACTATGCTTATAATGCACATTTGAAGACTTATTCTTTAAATTTTCTAAAAAACTATTTGAAAGTTTCAAAATTTCTTTTTCTAGTTCCCTAGGAAAATCAACATTTGTAAAATTCATTAAAGCATTTTGAAACTGATATAATTCATCTATCTCAAATCCCATTATGCTTTATCCTTTCTTAGAAGAGGTACTTCTAAATGACTTAAATAAGGAAAAAATTCTCCTGCTTCATACTTTCTCTTTATACCATTTTCAAAAATAATTTCTACATCATCACCTGCAGTTATAGGTGTATCTGTTGAACAGAACATAAGCACATTATATCGAATATTATTAGTGATATCTGTTTGATTTACATTGCTTGTATCTTTCTTTGAAATTGCACATTTAACATTTTCTGCCTTCATACCTGATTTAAATGCTGTAGCTCCATTAAATTTTTTATACTCTATTTGACCATATATTGCAGCTTTATCAAAATAAGTTAACTCTAATATTTCAGCTTCTGTCATATTACCAATCAACCCTTCTAAAAATATTTAATTCGAGAATATCCTCATCTCCAAAACTTAATAAGGTTCTTTCATCTTTTTGGTCAATTGAATATTCTATCTTGGTATCACCTCTTTCTATGGATTTAATTTTTTTTTCATAGTCTATACTGTTATTGTGTAATCTATGTTGTATTATAGCTATTACTTTATCTTCTATAAATCCTTCTAATTCTTCTGGTAACTTTTTAATATGGCAATAATTAAGTGTCTTTTGGGTAAATTTATTTACATATTGATTAATAATTTTATCCTTGGAATCATCAATTATTCCTAAAGTATTTTTTATATTTTCTAACATAATTAATTCTCCTTAAACTAAGAAATGCTAAACTTTTTACTTCACTTTAGCAATATATATTTGATCAGCATAAGGGAATGATGGTAAACAAGTGGCAACTGCTTTTGTCCACCTAGCTACTGGATCTTTAGTACTATATATTTCAGCCACAATATTTCCAAAGGATTCTATTTTAGTATCACTCTTACCTCTTAGTTCTATTTCTTCTGCAGTGAGTCCATAAATAGTATCACCTAATTTCCCCTCTGGAAGTAATACAAATTTTCCATCTTCAAAGTACCTTTTTACTACATACTTTCCATCATTACCTTGGGTTCTATATTGTGAATCATAGGTTGCTATTTCAGGTAAGTCCATAGATGATAATAATTGATTAAGCATATCTTTGGTTAATAATTTATCTGCATTAATTCCAAATACAGCCTTTCTTATTGCCATATTAGTTAAAAGCAAGTTTAATACTGACTTAGAAGTTACAGCTCTAGTAGGAGTACAGCCTACGTTTTGCACTACTTTATCTGTCCAATTATAAATATCCTCTAATATTTTTGCATCTGTACTAGTCCAATCGGTTGTACTTTGCTGTACTTTAGGTGTACCATAATCTATAGAAGTTTTAACCCCATTTTCATTTATGTTAAGTTTTCCAGTAGTTATAACCTCCATTCTCATAGCTTCAATTCTAGTTTTAACACTGTTTACCATGTTATCTACATCATTATAAATTTGGTTAATAGCTTGAGTTTCTTCTTGTGTGCTCCTTGGAAAATTTAATTGTATTATTAATTTTTCATCCATTTTAATTTTTCTTTTGATTAATGCTAATTCTTCTACGCTATAAGAAATTCCATCTCTTGAACCTATTTCAGTTTCAGTATCAAATCCATGTATACTAGCACTTACAGGTAAGTTATTAGCTCCCTTTATCATTTTAAAATCTAATCCTTCTATTTTTGTTTCTGGAAATAATATATCTCCTAACATTGGTGTTTGCTCTCTGTTCTTTACATAATTTAAAATTGCTTGTGGTGAAAATAATTCTTCTACTCTAGTCATTTATAATTCACTCCTATCTAAATTTTATTTCTTTTAATGCAGTTTTTGCTGTATCAGCAGGCTTAACAGGAAGTCTATCTTCTAATACATAACCTTCAACCATTAATGAGCCTGGTTGCGCTCCTTGTGTAACATCTACGCTAGAAAATAATATTCCTGCAGCAGTACTATCATTAACTACTTTTCCATTTCCATCTAGTATACTACCTGCAAAGACTATTTTTCTTCCAAATTCATCAGATACTATACCCTCATCACTCACTGTAGTAGTAAAATTAACATACTTTTCACTAGCTAAGAACTCAATTTGATTATTAATGTTTATTGTTTTTACATACATATCTTATACCTCCTTCTATTTCCACATATTTTTATATGAATTTTGGACTTTTTTATTTCTCTCTTTTGCTATTTTAACAGCTAAGGAACTTCCTCCTGGCGTACTTGTTCCATCTCCTGGTTTAGGTGTAACTATTTTATTTTCTGCAAATAAATAAGGATCAGATGTTTTTAAATTCTTTAACTGTTCATCCAATCCTATAATAGATTCTCCCTCTAATTTAACTTTTTCAGTATCTATCAAAGCTTTTATTGCTTTGCTATTCTTAGCTCCTGACTTATTTAAAGCCTTTTCTAATGCATAATTAAATTGTATTTCACCTATTTTCTTTTCACTATCCTTTTTTAATTTTTCATAATCTTTTTCATACTTATCAAGCTTATTTTGAAACTCCTCAATAGTCTTATTAGCAATTTTAAGCTCATTTTCTATATCTGTTTTTAAACTATTATATTTTTCTCTAATTATATAGTTAGAACTATCAACCAAATCTACATCTATATACTTACTTTTTATTTCTTCTGGTATTCCCGAATATGCTTTTCTAAGTATTTCATTTAACTTTGGCATTTATAATAACTCCTTTCTTAATTTTTTTAATAATAATTACTATTTCATTATGTTGTCAATATAATTAGAATTATTATACTTCGAGTTTTTATATTGATCTAATAATCTTTGTTCCTCTTCTGTTACATCGCTTACCCAAGGATGATGACCAATTATAGTTTTATCACTTACCATACCCTTTGAATTTTGACAATCTTGAATTGTTTCTGTTTCGTTAGTAATCATATTTCTGTTAAAATTCACTTTTGCCTTAGTATAATCAAAATTTCCTTCTCTCTTTATTTTTAAATACTCTGATATAAACCAAAATATATCTTTAAATGCCTTCCTAAGTTTTCTTTCAAAGTTATTACATTTAAGATCTAAACCACTATATAAAAATTTAAGTGATACTCCTGAAGGATTAGCTCCAAATTTGTCTGTATCCATATTTACACATTGCCCAAATTGATAAATATCTTTTTTAAGCCTATCTAAATGTTTCTCTGATGCATCAACATTTAAATTGGAATTAAGTGATTCTACTCCTCCATCACCTTCAACCTTTATTGCCTTATAATATCTTAAATCTTGTATAAATTCTCCAACATCTTGTCCTGCATAATTTTTCAGCACATATATAAGAGATTGCAATTCAGCAATATTATTACTTATATCACTAGTATTTAAATCATAATCATCGATCAAATATTTGACAAATGTTAAATCACTAAGCTCTTTATTATTATTCTTAACTACTATAAATGGAACTCTACCCCATCCATAATGATCTTCATCCTTTAAATAATGGCCTAATGGCTCTGTTGTTTCATTTGCTTCTACATCAGGAATAAGTCTTCCATTATAATCTGTGTAATACATAACGGTTTTATCATCCCAATACTCTACTTTAAGCACATCTTTCTTATTTTTACCTTCATATACAGTAACATAATAGTACCTAATCACTGACTGTAACTTAGAGTGATCTGTATCATCCCATATTGGAACTACTTGTTCACTTGGAATTAATTTAAATCTTAATTTTTCACTATCATCAATATATACCTGCAGATACGAAATTCCTTTATTACTTGCTTCAATTCCAGATTCATTCAAAATATCATCAAAATCCTCATCCAATATTTCATTCACTTTTTTTTGAAATTTATCATTCAAAGAAGTATATACAGGTGATTTACCTAAAAGATAACCAATCTTTTCATCTACTAAAAGTTTCATAAATGCATGGCTTAGCTTATTATTTACTTTAGTATGATCTACAATTTTTTGCTTATTTACATAACAGTATATTTCTCTACAATTTATGTCATTTCTGTTTTCATAATAAGCTTGACCAATTAACATATTTTTTCTTTTACTTGACTTATCAAATTCATCAATAAATTGCTTTATAATTTCTTCACGACTCATTGCTGATACTTTAGGCTTAAAGTCAAATAACATAGTCTCCACCTCCTTATTTAAATACTGATACACCACAATTTTTATATAAAATTGTATTAACAAAATACCTTATGGCATCCATGGCATGATCCATTATTTTTACAGGTTTATCCTCTCCTCTTTCAATAGACTTTTCATCCCAAATATAAGAAAAAAATTCTTTAAAGGTATTTGTACATTTATCATTAAACTGTATTATTAAATCATTTAGGGCACTTGAAACATTTCTTATTCCTTCTAGCACATTATTTTTAGCTTGTTTAACTTTAAACTTACCATTTTTTCTTATAACTGCTATAAAAGAAGCTGCGCTTGGATCTATTACAACTGCTTTTATTCTTCTGTTTCCAACGAAATTAATTAAGTCATCATAATATTCATTATCAGTTTTTTGTTTTCCTTTATCTCTACCAGAATAATAGTATTCATCTATTAAATACCACTTATCTAAATATTTACCCCACAATAAAAATACAGTTGCATTTTGAGTACCATAATCACAACTGATATAAAACTCTTTATAATCTCTTATTATTGTTTGTACTTTGTGTTTAGATTCATTAAACATATCATAAATTAATCCCTGAGCCTGTACCCATAGACCTAAAATATATCGTTTAAAGAACACTCCACTAAACATGCGTCTAAATCTCTCTTTAACTTTCTCTGACAAACTTAAATTATCATCCATAGTAAAATGCATGTATAATATATTTTTTTCTTTAGCTTTATCTATAAACTCTATTTTAACAAAATGGTAAGGACTACTTGGATTACAATTCATGAAAATTTTAGCACCATCTACTGAGCAGCGTCCTATCATCTGATCTACAAAATTTTGAGGAAATAATGCTACTTCATCAGCTAATGCTCCTGCAGCAGTTAATCCCTGAAGTCTATCTTGTGATTTTTCATTATTAGCATCATACATATAATAAGTATTACCACTTATAGTTATATAATTTTCTGATCTATTATACTCATATTTAATTCCCCAAGAATTTAGTATTTGCTGCATGGGACCTATTACATTCTTTTTAAGTGTTCCAATTGTTTTACCTGCAAGAATAAAGTTTTCATTATTAAAATGTTTCAATGTCCACCTTACAAAACTGCATAACATGGCTATAGTTTTACCTGATCTAATAGCTCCATCAGCTATTACTATATCTTTATTGGCAAAAGGTGATCCTTTTTCCCAAAAGAATAATAGTTTCTTTTGTTTTATAGAAAACGGCCGAAATTTAAAGCCCTTATTCTGTTTCTTTTTCCTCATTAGCATCATCCTTAAATAAGCTTTTTATCTCACACTCACTCATTGTTGTGGCCTTTATAAATTCATTAATTCCTTCTTTATTGATATCGTTATTTCCACTATTAACGTTATTAATATCAATCTTTAACTTTTCAATTCTAAGTTTTTGTTCTTCTGTAGCAAGATTACTCCTTAGCAATTCATCATATTGTTTGATCATACTTTCCAAAGTCTTCATAGCTTTTGATTGAGCTTGTAAAAATGCAGCTTGTTTATCCCATGCAAACTGCAGCTCATATTCTTCTTCTAATCCTTCTGATGTATTTCTATTGAATTCTTTTTGCTTCTTAAGTACTTTAGTTAGATCTTCTTGATTTTTCACATTCATAATTTTTTGTGATCTTGCTATAGCTGTATACTGAATTATTATATTTTCCCAAAGCATATCTAACGGATTTTTAACTATAATATCTTGCACTATATCTAATGTCTCCGGTGGAAATATCTTAGAAAAAAAACCGTGTTTTTCAGCATTTTTATTCCCCTTTGGTGCTCCTTTAGCATATTTATCATTTATAGTATTACATTTAATTTTCATTCTTTCTTTTTCTAATACTTCATTTAATTTGTTATCCCATCTATATCTGCTTTTCCAAGATCTTATAGTTCCATAAGGTATTTTTAATTTTTGAGCAATATCCAACAATTCCACCTTTCCATTGCCATTTATATACATTTGTTCTGCTCTTATACTGTTAGGGCTTCTTTGCTTTGGCATGTTATTTCACCTACTTCAACTTCTTATTTATCCATTTTGTATTATCTTTGCCTTATAGCTCCTCTATGTCTATAATAACTATCATGCTTCATTAAATCTAAAATATCATGAAAAGAAAGTTGTTCTTCTTTAATTTTATTTTTACTTTTTTTAATATTTTTTTTATTTAATTTTTCTTGTATATCTGATCGCTGAGGGTTTACTATCTTTTTTACACTCACTTCTCTCACCTCCTATAAATTAAATAAGCACTAGTGAAATAACACTAGTGCTTTTTGTATATAACAAGAATAACTTATTATACTATTTAATAAATATCTACTACAGCAACCATATTTAAATTTTTTCTATGATACTATTATAACACCGATTTTTTTAAATTTAATGCATACATAATGCGTATCTAATGCATATTTAATGCATATTTTTAATATCTTTTATCTATCCCATTCTTGTCCAATTGCTATGTTTGAAATTATCTTCTGTCTTGTTCTGGTAACAGTGGATTGATCTTTTCCTATTTTCATACCTATTTGCCAATCTTTTAATTGTTCCTTATATTTCATACTTAAAAAATCTAAAATTTGTCTATCTTCTATATAGTTTATATTATCTTCTATAGTTACATTATCAGCTTCTATATTTCTTAGCTCTTCCTCTAAATCCAACACTTCTTCTTCTTTTCTTGATTTTTCTCTTAATAACTTATCTGTGATTCTTATTAGTGCTTTTTCCGCATAACTTTCCTCACAACTAGAAGTTTGGACTCTCTCTTCATATGTCATACTTCTTGACTCTTCTGGTATTTCAATATCCACATTTTTTAGTTTATCCTCTATAGACTTTATTTGATTTTTCAGCAAACTTATTTTTCTATTAATACTGTTAACCTTTTTATCCTTGCCATAATAATTGTATAATTTGTTTTCTATATATTTAAAAGTGCTTTTATCTATCATGTCTTCCCCCTAAATTATAAATTCTTTCTTTTTAATTTTTTTAATTTAAAGCATATTTAATAATTTTAAGATTTTTTCCTTCTATATCTTGTCTTATTTTATTAAGCATTTTATCACCTCATTTTTAATTATTATTGCTATTTACAAATATATATTACCACTTTAGCGAACTAATATCACAATTCAAAATTACCTATTTACCGAACTTATCGTTTTAATAAACAGAACTTACGTTCTATTTCTTTGATTTTCGTAAATTTTTAGTTTACTTTACCGAACCTTATGTTACAATAAAAGTACGGTAAACAATACCGAATAAAATATAAAGGTGATTTTTATGACTTTAGGACAAAGGATAAGATCTATAAGAAAAAAACATAAATTATCAATATTAGATTTGAAAAACATTACTGGTCTTTCAAAGTCTACAATAAGTGAAATCGAAAATGATAAAAGTAACCCAACTACTGATACTTTATCTAAAATAGCAAAAGCTTTAAATGTAAGTATAGACGAATTTTTTAAGGAAGATTTAATTGAAGACCAAATAGATATCCCTAAAGAATACTCTGATAAATTTAAGGTTACTAAAAGAGATAAAGATCAATATAAGGAATTTTTTAAAAAAGAAGCTCAAGGATTTTTTATGAATGATGAATTTGATGAAGAAGATAAAAAAGAAATATTGGACATTATGAATGAAATTTTTTGGGAAGCTAAAGCGCTCAATAAAAGAAAACCTAAAAAATAGGCAGGTGACTTATGATGATAAATATACGCGTTAGGGTTAATCACTTAGTAAAAAAATATGGTACTAGAGATCCTGAAAAACTTGCTAAAGAATTAAGCATTATAATTAAAAAGGTGCCCTTTAAATCACAAAAAACAAAAGGATTCTTTAAAAAACAATTTGGCAAAAAATTCATTGTAATAAACTCAAACCTTAGTGAGTTTTTACAAAAAATTGTTTTGGCTCATGAATTAGGCCATGCTACTTTGCATGTGAGTAAATCATCATATTACATCCATGAATTTACTTTATTTCCACGTGGTAAATATGAAAATGCTGCTAATAAATTTGCTGCAGAAATATTAATCAATGAAAATGATATTGACACGTATTCTCTTAAGACTATGTCTATAAATGAACTAAGTTGTTATTTTGGAGTTCCTGAAAGACTCATTATGTATAAGTTTTTTGAATAAATATTAATTATAACAAAAAAATTTATTATAATACTTTTTAAGTACTAGTAACAAACTATTCATATAAGCAATACATTTTCAATTTTTATCTAATAATTTTTCTATATGATACAACATCTT harbors:
- a CDS encoding phage tail assembly chaperone, encoding MSKIDLLLKLDKSKLVRPTKEIEIKRLSEVLGEPFSVTVQSITADEFEDIQNAVSINADGKVESEKNIQAKYVVSGIKDPDFNNQQVIEQFGAVNAAEAVNNIFLPGEITAIFNVINELSGFSKDSVKEIKNLSPETAKQI
- a CDS encoding phage tail tube protein, which codes for MNRQGYYDETKTIYGNYGTLFLNDAQVAECTAFQAKAKLNKVEVPMCGTNAKKHKTVGWDGSGTMTLNKVSDRMILLLMDNLRDGIETVCTLISKISDPGNGGTSRVKLSGVKFDELTVADWSSNKLGTESIPFTFEDMEALDTIDPSIVK
- a CDS encoding phage tail sheath subtilisin-like domain-containing protein — its product is MGLPSLNIIFKETGTTAIDRGTRGIVALILRDKTVPQVNPMILNGAEEIPSGLTADNQEQINLAFIGYKYPPKQVIVYVQADTAADYTEAQHYLETISWDYLAIPGISDADTTAFATWIKKLRDFNDRRVKVVLPNTAGDHEGIIDFCASTIKTVNKTYTAKEYCARIAGLLAGTPLSISATYAPLPELIDCDHLTKTDMDTAIDAGKLILMNDGRKVKVARSVNSLVTTTEDKGKIFKKTKIIDIMDQIHDDIKSTVEDNYIGKVQNDYDHKILLMSAISNYFDGLELDGLLDKGKSNVFIDTTAQKIYLKTSGYKTTDGRTVDQMSENEIKEANTEDQVFIAASIKILDAMENIKFGIAI
- a CDS encoding phage tail terminator family protein, with amino-acid sequence MITFKDIKDAVTLKLSTEFSNIKVYDEEIRQGFSPPAFFIELIPVNTIRTNFFTKNPTLIVDVQYFAKEENNDELYDMADSLERSFKFCIQVKDRVLTIVKIEYEIVDFVLHFQISLNYLVSIREEVETEENIKPMRKLHFKEGMGK
- a CDS encoding HK97 gp10 family phage protein → MGFEIDELYQFQNALMNFTNVDFPRELEKEILKLSNSFLENLKNKSSNVHYKHSTSEESLIDNWKIGNLVSDDNGYYIEVFNNSPHAENIEYGYRSKLEKIKSGEKYKSHNKMVFIPGRHMLKVGVEQLSKELPEHLSEWLDRTIKELDS
- a CDS encoding phage head-tail connector protein translates to MLENIKNTLGIIDDSKDKIINQYVNKFTQKTLNYCHIKKLPEELEGFIEDKVIAIIQHRLHNNSIDYEKKIKSIERGDTKIEYSIDQKDERTLLSFGDEDILELNIFRRVDW
- a CDS encoding major capsid protein — encoded protein: MTRVEELFSPQAILNYVKNREQTPMLGDILFPETKIEGLDFKMIKGANNLPVSASIHGFDTETEIGSRDGISYSVEELALIKRKIKMDEKLIIQLNFPRSTQEETQAINQIYNDVDNMVNSVKTRIEAMRMEVITTGKLNINENGVKTSIDYGTPKVQQSTTDWTSTDAKILEDIYNWTDKVVQNVGCTPTRAVTSKSVLNLLLTNMAIRKAVFGINADKLLTKDMLNQLLSSMDLPEIATYDSQYRTQGNDGKYVVKRYFEDGKFVLLPEGKLGDTIYGLTAEEIELRGKSDTKIESFGNIVAEIYSTKDPVARWTKAVATCLPSFPYADQIYIAKVK
- a CDS encoding phage scaffolding protein, translating into MPKLNEILRKAYSGIPEEIKSKYIDVDLVDSSNYIIREKYNSLKTDIENELKIANKTIEEFQNKLDKYEKDYEKLKKDSEKKIGEIQFNYALEKALNKSGAKNSKAIKALIDTEKVKLEGESIIGLDEQLKNLKTSDPYLFAENKIVTPKPGDGTSTPGGSSLAVKIAKERNKKVQNSYKNMWK
- a CDS encoding phage portal protein; translated protein: MLFDFKPKVSAMSREEIIKQFIDEFDKSSKRKNMLIGQAYYENRNDINCREIYCYVNKQKIVDHTKVNNKLSHAFMKLLVDEKIGYLLGKSPVYTSLNDKFQKKVNEILDEDFDDILNESGIEASNKGISYLQVYIDDSEKLRFKLIPSEQVVPIWDDTDHSKLQSVIRYYYVTVYEGKNKKDVLKVEYWDDKTVMYYTDYNGRLIPDVEANETTEPLGHYLKDEDHYGWGRVPFIVVKNNNKELSDLTFVKYLIDDYDLNTSDISNNIAELQSLIYVLKNYAGQDVGEFIQDLRYYKAIKVEGDGGVESLNSNLNVDASEKHLDRLKKDIYQFGQCVNMDTDKFGANPSGVSLKFLYSGLDLKCNNFERKLRKAFKDIFWFISEYLKIKREGNFDYTKAKVNFNRNMITNETETIQDCQNSKGMVSDKTIIGHHPWVSDVTEEEQRLLDQYKNSKYNNSNYIDNIMK
- a CDS encoding PBSX family phage terminase large subunit, with amino-acid sequence MRKKKQNKGFKFRPFSIKQKKLLFFWEKGSPFANKDIVIADGAIRSGKTIAMLCSFVRWTLKHFNNENFILAGKTIGTLKKNVIGPMQQILNSWGIKYEYNRSENYITISGNTYYMYDANNEKSQDRLQGLTAAGALADEVALFPQNFVDQMIGRCSVDGAKIFMNCNPSSPYHFVKIEFIDKAKEKNILYMHFTMDDNLSLSEKVKERFRRMFSGVFFKRYILGLWVQAQGLIYDMFNESKHKVQTIIRDYKEFYISCDYGTQNATVFLLWGKYLDKWYLIDEYYYSGRDKGKQKTDNEYYDDLINFVGNRRIKAVVIDPSAASFIAVIRKNGKFKVKQAKNNVLEGIRNVSSALNDLIIQFNDKCTNTFKEFFSYIWDEKSIERGEDKPVKIMDHAMDAIRYFVNTILYKNCGVSVFK
- the terS gene encoding phage terminase small subunit; protein product: MPKQRSPNSIRAEQMYINGNGKVELLDIAQKLKIPYGTIRSWKSRYRWDNKLNEVLEKERMKIKCNTINDKYAKGAPKGNKNAEKHGFFSKIFPPETLDIVQDIIVKNPLDMLWENIIIQYTAIARSQKIMNVKNQEDLTKVLKKQKEFNRNTSEGLEEEYELQFAWDKQAAFLQAQSKAMKTLESMIKQYDELLRSNLATEEQKLRIEKLKIDINNVNSGNNDINKEGINEFIKATTMSECEIKSLFKDDANEEKETE
- a CDS encoding helix-turn-helix domain-containing protein; its protein translation is MTLGQRIRSIRKKHKLSILDLKNITGLSKSTISEIENDKSNPTTDTLSKIAKALNVSIDEFFKEDLIEDQIDIPKEYSDKFKVTKRDKDQYKEFFKKEAQGFFMNDEFDEEDKKEILDIMNEIFWEAKALNKRKPKK